Proteins from a single region of Lysinibacillus sp. JNUCC-52:
- a CDS encoding deoxynucleoside kinase, with the protein MNLREKYDIPPQTVITIAGTVGVGKSTMTRALAEALKFRTSFEKVDTNPYLDKFYDDFEKWSFHLQVYFLAERFKEQKRIFEYGGGFVQDRSIYEDTGIFAKMHFDKGTMSPIDYETYRNLFDAMVMTPYFPHPDLVVYLEGPIDDVIGRIQERGREMEQQTPNDYWIEMHERYEDWINNFNSCPVLRLDINDYDLMKNPDAIESIVSRISHMLKQTSHLRK; encoded by the coding sequence ATGAATTTGAGAGAGAAATATGATATTCCCCCACAAACTGTCATTACAATTGCTGGGACTGTAGGTGTAGGAAAGTCAACGATGACAAGGGCGCTAGCAGAAGCGTTAAAGTTCCGTACATCATTTGAAAAAGTAGACACCAATCCGTATTTAGATAAATTTTATGATGACTTTGAAAAATGGAGCTTCCACTTACAAGTGTATTTCTTAGCTGAACGTTTTAAAGAGCAAAAGCGTATTTTTGAATATGGTGGTGGCTTTGTTCAAGATCGCTCTATTTATGAAGATACAGGGATTTTTGCAAAAATGCACTTTGATAAAGGGACAATGAGTCCGATAGATTACGAGACATATCGTAATTTATTTGATGCCATGGTAATGACCCCTTATTTCCCACACCCAGACTTAGTCGTTTATTTAGAGGGGCCGATCGATGACGTCATTGGCCGTATCCAAGAGCGTGGTCGTGAGATGGAGCAGCAAACACCAAATGATTATTGGATTGAAATGCATGAGCGCTACGAAGATTGGATTAATAATTTTAATTCATGTCCAGTACTACGTTTAGATATTAATGATTATGATTTAATGAAAAATCCAGACGCAATTGAATCAATTGTGAGCCGTATCAGTCATATGCTAAAACAAACAAGTCATTTACGAAAATAG
- a CDS encoding deoxynucleoside kinase has protein sequence MTVPFVAVEGPIGVGKTSLAKEVSATFNYHLLKEIVDENPFLNKFYEDIEEWSFQTEMFFLCNRYKQLTDIKKMRLAQKNSVVSDYHIFKNLIFAKRTLAPAEYDKYEEIYQILTKDMPVPNVVVYLHASVDTLMQRIAKRGREFEKMISREYMEQLVADYHTFTEHFEKLHPEIPVIRFNGDQLDFVKNPQDLQYVLKTIEETLQQRSLQ, from the coding sequence GTGACAGTTCCATTTGTTGCGGTAGAAGGTCCGATTGGTGTAGGCAAAACTTCTTTGGCAAAAGAGGTATCAGCGACATTTAATTACCATCTATTAAAAGAAATAGTAGACGAGAATCCGTTTTTAAATAAGTTTTATGAAGATATTGAGGAATGGAGTTTCCAAACCGAAATGTTCTTCCTATGTAATCGCTATAAGCAATTAACAGATATCAAAAAAATGCGGTTGGCACAAAAAAACTCTGTTGTATCGGACTATCATATTTTTAAAAATTTAATTTTCGCGAAACGTACGTTGGCACCTGCCGAGTATGATAAGTATGAAGAAATCTATCAGATTTTAACGAAGGATATGCCTGTGCCAAATGTAGTCGTTTATTTACATGCCAGTGTAGATACATTAATGCAACGCATTGCTAAACGAGGGCGTGAATTTGAGAAAATGATTTCTCGTGAATACATGGAGCAACTGGTAGCAGATTATCATACCTTTACTGAACATTTTGAGAAGTTGCATCCTGAAATTCCTGTTATACGATTTAACGGAGATCAGCTTGATTTTGTAAAAAACCCGCAAGATTTACAATATGTTTTAAAAACAATTGAAGAAACGTTACAACAAAGGAGCTTGCAATAA
- a CDS encoding heavy metal translocating P-type ATPase, whose protein sequence is MSSEFKETNLQITGMTCAACATRIEKGLNKMEGVEQATVNLALEKSSIKYDPAKLNEADFEKKIEALGYGVVKQKTELDITGMTCAACATRIEKGLNKLSGVSTASVNLALEKATIEFNPTEVSVSDIIGKVEKLGYGAHQKADEQATEDYREKAIKQQQQKLILSAILSLPLLWTMVGHFSFTSFLYVPDFLMNPWVQLVLATPVQFIIGRQFYVGAYKALRNGSANMDVLVVMGTSAAYFYSVYQAIVTINSHHGPHLYFETSAVLITLILLGKLFEAKAKGRSSEAIKKLMGLQAKTAIVVRDGVEKEVPLEEVVIGDILLVKPGEKIPVDGAVLEGTTAVDESMLTGESLPVDKKQGDVLYGSTINKNGFVKMSATKVGRDTALAQIIKVVEDAQGSKAPIQRLADQISGIFVPIVVGIAIVTFLIWIIWVKPGEFTPALEVLIAVLVIACPCALGLATPTSIMAGSGRAAEFGILFKGGEHLEQTQRIDTVVVDKTGTVTHGKPVLTDVVLGANQEEAHVLSLIGAAEKQSEHPLAQAIVQGIEDKGIELGNVQFFEAIPGYGVQATVSGQGVVIGTRKLMQQYDIDIEHILPTMEQFEESGKTAMLAAINGQFAGLVAVADTVKDTSKEAIHRLQAMGITVIMMTGDNKRTAQAIGDEVGVNDVIAEVLPEGKADEVKKLQAAGKNVAMVGDGINDAPALATANIGMAIGTGTDVAMEAADITLIRGDLNSIAEAIIMSRKTMRNIKQNLFWAFAYNTLGIPIAAMGLLAPWVAGAAMAFSSVSVVLNALRLQRVKL, encoded by the coding sequence TTTTGAAAAAAAGATTGAAGCATTAGGATATGGCGTGGTGAAACAAAAAACGGAACTAGATATTACTGGTATGACATGCGCTGCCTGTGCGACACGCATAGAAAAAGGGTTAAATAAACTGTCAGGCGTATCAACAGCTTCTGTTAACTTGGCTCTTGAAAAAGCAACAATTGAATTTAATCCAACAGAAGTTTCTGTATCGGACATAATCGGAAAGGTAGAGAAATTAGGTTATGGAGCTCACCAAAAAGCGGATGAGCAAGCAACCGAAGATTATCGAGAAAAGGCTATAAAACAACAGCAACAAAAACTCATTTTGTCTGCTATTCTTTCGCTACCACTATTGTGGACGATGGTTGGCCATTTTTCTTTTACCTCATTTTTATATGTCCCTGATTTTTTAATGAATCCATGGGTGCAATTAGTGTTAGCTACACCAGTTCAATTTATTATAGGGAGACAATTTTACGTAGGAGCATATAAAGCACTTCGAAATGGCAGTGCCAATATGGATGTTCTTGTCGTTATGGGGACCTCTGCGGCGTATTTCTACAGTGTTTATCAAGCAATTGTCACAATCAATTCGCACCACGGCCCACATCTCTATTTTGAAACGAGTGCCGTTTTAATTACGTTAATATTATTAGGTAAATTATTCGAGGCAAAAGCTAAAGGTCGCTCATCGGAGGCTATTAAAAAGCTAATGGGCCTTCAAGCTAAAACCGCTATCGTTGTGCGTGACGGCGTAGAAAAAGAAGTACCGTTAGAGGAAGTTGTAATAGGTGATATTTTATTAGTGAAACCAGGTGAGAAAATTCCAGTTGATGGTGCCGTATTAGAGGGCACAACGGCTGTTGACGAATCCATGCTAACGGGGGAAAGTCTTCCAGTAGATAAAAAGCAAGGTGATGTATTATACGGTTCAACAATTAATAAAAATGGTTTTGTGAAAATGTCGGCTACCAAAGTTGGTCGTGATACAGCATTAGCACAAATAATCAAAGTCGTTGAAGATGCACAGGGCTCAAAAGCACCTATTCAACGTCTAGCAGACCAAATTTCTGGCATATTTGTACCAATCGTTGTTGGTATTGCTATTGTGACATTCCTTATTTGGATCATATGGGTAAAACCAGGGGAATTTACACCAGCACTTGAAGTTTTAATTGCCGTTCTTGTCATTGCTTGTCCATGTGCACTAGGATTAGCGACCCCAACTTCTATTATGGCAGGTTCTGGTCGAGCTGCTGAATTTGGTATTTTATTTAAAGGTGGCGAACATTTAGAACAAACGCAACGCATTGATACCGTTGTTGTCGATAAAACAGGGACGGTTACACACGGAAAACCAGTGTTAACGGATGTCGTACTGGGTGCCAATCAAGAGGAGGCACATGTTCTTTCATTAATTGGTGCAGCGGAGAAACAATCGGAGCATCCGTTAGCACAAGCAATTGTTCAAGGAATTGAGGATAAAGGTATCGAGCTTGGCAATGTTCAATTTTTTGAGGCAATACCTGGTTATGGTGTGCAAGCAACTGTTTCTGGTCAAGGTGTTGTCATTGGAACACGTAAATTAATGCAACAATACGATATTGATATTGAGCATATATTGCCAACGATGGAGCAATTCGAAGAGAGTGGTAAAACGGCAATGTTGGCTGCTATTAATGGTCAATTCGCTGGTCTCGTTGCTGTAGCAGATACAGTAAAAGATACTTCCAAAGAAGCAATTCATCGTTTGCAGGCAATGGGCATTACAGTCATTATGATGACAGGCGATAACAAACGCACTGCACAGGCAATTGGAGATGAAGTTGGTGTTAATGACGTTATCGCGGAAGTACTTCCAGAAGGAAAAGCAGATGAAGTGAAAAAACTTCAAGCAGCAGGCAAAAACGTTGCGATGGTAGGAGATGGCATAAATGATGCACCTGCATTAGCAACAGCAAATATTGGGATGGCCATTGGTACAGGTACAGATGTCGCAATGGAAGCCGCTGATATTACGTTAATTCGTGGAGATTTAAATAGCATTGCGGAAGCAATTATTATGAGTCGTAAAACAATGCGCAATATTAAACAAAATCTATTTTGGGCATTTGCTTATAATACATTAGGTATTCCTATTGCAGCAATGGGTCTACTTGCACCATGGGTAGCAGGCGCAGCGATGGCATTCAGCTCCGTATCTGTTGTCTTAAATGCCCTACGTCTACAACGAGTGAAATTATAG